The Candidatus Cloacimonadota bacterium nucleotide sequence TATGGCCACCAGGATTATGAAGGCCAGCAGGTAGTCCGCGAGGACGAAGAATACCGGGGACCACACGATGTTCAGGGAGAGCTGCACCCCGAACACCACGTACGGCTTGAGGTCCTGCTTACCGACCGTCTTTATGATCATGTACAGGGACACGGCCATGAGTATGTACAGTATCGTCCAGACTATCGGGAACAGATATCCGGGAGGATACACCGGGGGTAGCACCAGAGTGCTGTATATGCCTATGCTGTCTCCCGACACGAAGCTCGATATCATTCCGGCCGCAAGACACAGCAGCAGGCACGCCAGCAGTATCTTCCAATCCATCTTCTTCAGTATGTTCTCCAAGTCCAC carries:
- a CDS encoding tryptophan-rich sensory protein, which gives rise to MENILKKMDWKILLACLLLCLAAGMISSFVSGDSIGIYSTLVLPPVYPPGYLFPIVWTILYILMAVSLYMIIKTVGKQDLKPYVVFGVQLSLNIVWSPVFFVLADYLLAFIILVAIWLSVLAMIIVFWMHDRRAGMLQIPYLLWVTFAGYLSYSVYVLNPV